One Scomber scombrus chromosome 1, fScoSco1.1, whole genome shotgun sequence DNA segment encodes these proteins:
- the LOC133979035 gene encoding LOW QUALITY PROTEIN: up-regulator of cell proliferation-like (The sequence of the model RefSeq protein was modified relative to this genomic sequence to represent the inferred CDS: inserted 4 bases in 3 codons; substituted 2 bases at 2 genomic stop codons) yields the protein MWVVLVAVTSHSNCLLLVLLQVRRGLLGFLRCVLQSPHTYGICSSTTSTSGAESCYGTQEADNTALYNFLSKLGLEKFYPNKLTLCSLLEINKNSIYDETVESLENIPWCFLRKLFQINAECRNFTQVSNDDEEHEKNSDVFDFDLLTAGDSDDNKVNPLDLIVALFLCADSFLQQEMALKMSMCQFSVPLLLPHGNNSQSTLMLWALRDIVKEWRPQDLSESRGFVENNIVQANIPFFTFVRLKNCSLSKSQVLNHVLSRGQQNHNIFIHRDMEGGALKRRIANGLVEVCWYLPCGKENLDIFPGPVAFANLRGDICESLAQFKFLFQVSTATFVFLDKVEENEHKILTSLQDGKSKLCLVVNRKEDNSREDMMSLKKTLKELELPNSSVKAKYPKVNVAEFSEKLCVSIKKSLTNAANTVKIENMLDKAVELGLSVDEKKSGKQKKAAEKIVKGIGVQKISDYKIQQLPLQGDNWKRLSQVEMEECRLKKVGDLAPEEYQSQLQEEKRKIRKEQSKYKLSTAIKSFIENLLKCDKEGRDFFLKWMKFQLNAHSESANQLSLLRNKLKEHCDRKEKDVKIIAELVQTLLESSLGVEHYMREMGLIYEFSINGSINTADEISRLPGLAAEMLLDGYPLELLDGDASNIPQRWVTDVLMELHKKVGEQSKLLVLTVLGVQSTGKSTLLNTMFGVQFPVSSGRCTRGAYMLLLKVGKDMKDELNCDFIVLIDTEGLKSPHVSQLEERYEHDNQMPTFVIGLSDVTIINIAMENSTEMKDVLKIVVHAFLRMKKIGKKPICHFVHQNVSGVSAHANSLTDRKYLLDQLNEMTQIAAEMERQPSIKAFTDVLDYDMDKNNWNIPGLWHGTPPMAPLSTGYSEAVAVLKRNLLETVKTNRSNEVSQIPEFLEWIKSLWKAVKYENFIXYENLCKEFSQXEWQFRKDIISRQEFAELEILNSDIGSDIEHLNEMVESILQKEKPKYIKIYLQNTADDIIESCRRFVIDIVETNTDYNETFTKDLLYKIDESLQNVSKDFKIKFEIDLKLHVCGIASREFLKMHKKFLSDNDPPTQLDKCKTQYLSDFLDLYKERDDCQRKADAFVKCCIKPAVENYLNRSLGTDIVDYILTGCHSGKYSSRSFFXFNIQEDFLEKENFDCFVIXFKNYEIYVKDWIFQQILKRMSKDKTLCKLKNKNLKVXVDKITAALEQATKGPDGVQLPDNKESITSLISNMKKYLIGLDTYINEDTQKLFDQL from the exons CCCTTTACAACTTTCTCTCCAAACTTGGATTGGAGAAGTTTTATCCCAACAAGCTCACTCTTTGCTCTCTCTtggaaatcaacaaaaacagtatTTATGATGAAACTGTTGAATCACTGGAGAACATACCATGGTGCTTTCTCAGGAAACTCtttcaaataaatgcagaaTGCAGAAACTTTACACAAGTAtcaaatgatgatgaagagcaTGAAAAAAACAGCGATGTGTTTGACTTTGACCTGCTCACTGCAGGTGACTCTGATGACAACAAGGTTAACCCTCTCGACCTCATAGTTGCACTCTTTCTTTGTGCTGACAGCTTCTTGCAACAGGAAATGGCCCTCAAGATGTCAATGTGTCAGTTTTCTGTCCCACTGCTGTTGCCTCATGGCAATAACAGTCAGTCTACTCTGATGCTGTGGGCTCTGAGAGACATCGTCAAAGAGTGGCGTCCACAGGATTTATCTGAATCAAGAGGATTTGTTGAAAACAACATTGTTCAAGCAAACATACCATTCTTTACCTTTGTCAGGCTGAAAAACTGTAGTCTCTCCAAGTCACAGGTTTTGAATCATGTTCTCAGTCGTGGCCAACAGAATCACAACATCTTCATACACAGAGATATGGAAGGAGGAGCACTTAAAAGAAGAATTGCCAATGGTCTGGTGGAGGTTTGCTGGTACCTTCCCTGTGGCAAAGAAAATCTTGACATATTTCCAGGACCAGTTGCCTTTGCCAATTTGAGAGGAGACATCTGTGAGTCACTGGCACAATTCAAATTTCTGTTTCAAGTGTCAACTGCTACCTTTGTGTTCCTGGACAAAGTTGAAGAAAATGAGCACAAGATTCTGACTTCTCTTCAAGATGGGAAATCCAAACTCTGCTTGGTTGTTAATCGCAAGGAGGACAACTCTAGAGAGGACATGATGTCTCTcaagaaaacactgaaagagtTAGAGCTACCAAATAGCAGTGTGAAAGCCAAATACCCAAAGGTAAATGTTGCAGAGTTTTCAGAGAAACTTTGTGTGTCCATCAAGAAATCACTGACAAATGCAGCCAACACAgttaaaattgaaaatatgCTTGACAAAGCTGTTGAACTTGGTCTGTctgtggatgaaaaaaaaagtggcaaacaaaagaaagcagCTGAGAAGATTGTGAAAGGAATTGGTGTGCAAAAGATATCAGATTACAAAATACAACAACTTCCTTTGCAGGGAGATAACTGGAAAAGATTGTCACAGGTGGAAATGGAGGAATGTAGACTGAAAAAAGTTGGTGACCTAGCACCAGAAGAATATCAATCTCAGCTACAGGAGGAAAAACGAAAAATCAGGAAGGAGCAAAGCAAATACAAACTGTCCACAGCTATTAAAAGTTTTATTGAAAACTTACTGAAATGTGACAAAGAAGGaagagatttttttctaaagtggATGAAATTTCAGCTGAATGCACATTCAGAGTCTGCCAATCAACTGTCTTTACTGCGTAATAAACTGAAAGAGCACTGCGATAGAAAGGAGAAAGATGTGAAAATCATTGCAGAGTTAGTTCAGACTTTGCTGGAAAGCTCTTTAGGAGTAGAGCATTACATGAGAGAGATGGGACTCATCTATGAGTTCTCAATTAATGGCTCAATAAACACTGCTGATGAAATATCTCGTCTCCCTGGTTTGGCTGCTGAAATGCTGTTGGATGGATATCCTTTAGAGCTCTTGGATGGAGATGCTTCCAACATCCCACAGAGATGGGTGACAGATGTGCTGATGGAGCTTCACAAGAAGGTTGGAGAACAAAGCAAACTGTTAGTACTGACTGTGCTAGGTGTTCAAAGTACAGGGAAGTCAACACTCCTCAACACCATGTTTGGTGTGCAGTTTCCTGTCAGCAGCGGAAGATGCACAAGAGGAGCTTATATGCTCTTGCTCAAAGTTGGAAAAGATATGAAAGATGAGTTGAACTGTGATTTTATAGTTCTCATTGACACAGAGGGTCTAAAGTCTCCACATGTGTCACAACTAGAAGAAAGATATGAGCATGACAACCAGATGCCAACCTTTGTGATTGGTTTAAGTGATGTCACCATTATAAACATTGCAATGGAGAACTCAACTGAAATGAAAGATGTCCTGAAAATTGTAGTTCACGCCTTCCTGAGAATGAAGAAAATTGGTAAAAAGCcaatttgtcattttgtgcaTCAAAATGTTTCTGGAGTTTCAGCTCATGCAAACAGCCTAACAGACAGAAAGTATCTCTTGGACCAGCTCaatgaaatgacacaaattGCTGCTGAAATGGAAAGGCAGCCTTCTATTAAAGCATTCACAGATGTGCTGGACTATGACATGGACAAAAACAACTGGAACATCCCAGGACTCTGGCATGGAACCCCTCCGATGGCACCATTGAGCACAGGTTACAGTGAAGCTGTAGCAGTTTTAAAGAGAAATCTTTTGGagacagtgaaaacaaacagaagcaaTGAAGTCTCACAGATCCCAGAGTTCCTAGAATGGATTAAAAGTCTCTGGAAAGCTGTGAAATATGAGAACTTCA TCTACGAAAATCTTTGCAAAGAGTTCAGTCAATGAGAATGGCAGTTCAGAAAAGATATCATCTCCCGGCAAGAATTTGCTGAGTTGGAaattttaaattctgacattgGATCTGAtattgaacatttaaatgaaatggttGAATCAATACTACAAAAAGAAAAGCCAAAAT acataaaaatatatttgcagaacacagctgatgacatcattgagTCTTGTAGACGTTTTGTGATTGATATTGTAGAGACAAACACAGATTATAATGAGACCTTCACAAAGGATCTTCTGTACAAAATCGATGAGTCCCTTCAAAATGTCAGCAAGGATTTCAAAATCAAGTTTGAGATTGACCTGAAACTTCATGTTTGTGGCATTGCCTCAAGGGAATTCctcaaaatgcataaaaaattCTTGTCTGATAATGATCCTCCAACTCAGCTGGATAAGTGCAAGACTCAGTATTTGTCAGATTTTCTTGATTTgtacaaagagagagatgattGTCAACGCAAAGCAGATGCTTTTGTCAAGTGTTGTATCAAACCTGCTGTGGAAAACTACCTCAATAGATCTTTGGGAACAGACATTGTGGATTATATTTTGACAGGTTGTCATTCAGGAAAGTACAGCTCCCGCTCCTTTTTCTAGTTCAACATTCAGGAAGATtttctggaaaaagaaaactttgaCTGTTttgtcat atttaaaaattatgaaatatatGTTAAGGATTGGATATTTCAGCAAATCCTGAAAAGAATGTCAAAGGACAAAACTTTGTGCAAACTTAAAAACAAGAACCTCAAAG AAGTTGATAAAATCACAGCAGCATTAGAGCAGGCCACAAAAGGACCAGATGGTGTTCAACTGCCAGACAACAAGGAAAGCATCACAAGTCTCATCAGCAACATGAAGAAATATTTGATTGGTCTTGATACATACATTAATGAAGACACTCAAAAGTTGTTTGACCAACTGTGA